The region GGTTCGTCCCGTGCTGAAAATAAAAAAATTAGCTTCCGCTAAAAAATTTTAGCCTAATTTAAGATTTTAGCCTTGACTAATTAGCCGAGGTTAACTAAATTTAGTCTCGCCTAACTCAATTAGGCTTGTCTAAACATGGCTGGCGCGCGAAAATGCCGTGTTTAAGCAACGTTCGAACTAAAAAAGAGGTAACAATGGAAAACGAACACGTAAAACTCAGTCAGAGTTTGGAAGATTACCTGGAAATGGTGCATATGCTACGCCTGGCCCATGGAATCGCCCGCGTGAAAGATATTGCCGCTTCCCTGCAGGTGAAGATGCCCTCTGTGGCAAAGGCTATTCTGGAACTGAAAAAACTTGGCTTGGTGACTCAGGAACCTTATAGTGGTATCGAATTGACAGAGGCTGGCCAGAAGGCTGCCGCTGACGTACTGAACCGCCATATTCTC is a window of Fibrobacter sp. UWR4 DNA encoding:
- a CDS encoding metal-dependent transcriptional regulator; this translates as MENEHVKLSQSLEDYLEMVHMLRLAHGIARVKDIAASLQVKMPSVAKAILELKKLGLVTQEPYSGIELTEAGQKAAADVLNRHILLKGFLIRLGVSEAIADKDACCMEHILSAETLSKIEDFMKPSESVITTVKKLKVAKGNKK